The genomic DNA GCGGTGAACGACACCTGGATCGCGCTGCACCGCCTGGGCTCCGACGCGGTGCAGGACGACCAGCTCCCGGGCTTCCTGGACTGGGTGAAGTCCCGCACCCTGGCCTTCAACGGCGCCGCGGCGGACACCATGCTGCGCGACGATGCCTGGCGCTTCACCCATCTCGGCACCATGCTGGAACGCGCCGACAACACCGCGCGGCTGCTGGACACGCGCCATATCCTCTTCGGCCCGCAGCATCCGGAGTACCACCTGCAATGCCAGGCGGTACTGCGCTCCCTTTCCGCGCTGCGCGCCTACCAGTACATGTACCGCTCGCGGATCGAGCCCTCCCGCGTCGCCGAGCTCCTGCTGCTGCGGCGGGAGATGCCGCGCTCGCTGCGCTTCTGCTACATGCGGCTCGACCGCACGCTGGCGGATATCGAGGCGGAGGAGACGCTGATCTGCGGCGATTGCCGCACCATCTCCTCGGGCCTGCTCGCGCGGGTCAGCGGCCGGCCGGTCGCCGACATCCTGACCCCCGGCCTGCACGGCTTCCTGACCGCGGCGATCAACGAGCACACCCGCCTCGGCGCCGAGATCAGCCGCTGCTTCCTCAACGGCTGATCCAGGGAGGGGTGGGAGCATGACCTATTGCGTCGGGCTTTTCCTCCGCCAGGGGCTGGTCATGCTCTCGGACACCCGCACCAATGCGGGCGTCGATAACATCGCCACCTTCTGCAAGAACTACGCGGTCAGCGTGCCGGGGGAGCGCGTGCTCTGCCTGCTGTCCTCCGGCAACCTCGCCATCACCCAGGCGGTCTGGAACCGGCTGCAGGAAGGCGTCTTCCTGGAGGGCCAGCGCCAGACCCTGCTCACCGTCTCCTCCATGTTCCAGGCGGTGCAGCTCGTCGGCGCCGCCGTCCGCGCCATCTATGCGACCGACGGGCCGAGCCTGTCGGCGCACCGGGTCGGCTTCTCCGTCTCCCTGATGCTGGGCGGTCAGATCGCGGGCGGGCCGATGCGGCTCTACCTCGTCTATGCCGCCGGCAACTTCGTCGAGGCCACGCCCGACACGCCCTTCCTTCAGATCGGCGAAACCAAGTACGGCAAGCCGATGCTGGACCGGGTGCTGACCCACGAGACGGGGCTGGTGGATGGCATCAAGCTGACCCTGATCAGCATGGACGACACGCTGCGCTCCAACCTCACCGTCGGCCTGCCGCTGGACCTCCTGGTCTATACGGAGGGCAGCCTGCGGATCGGGCTGCAACGCCGGATCACCGAGGACGACCCCTATTTCCGCGCCCTGCGCGAGAACTGGTCCAACCGGCTGCGCGACACCTATGCCAGCCTGCCGGTGCCGGACTGGCTTCCGACCGGCGAGCCGCCGCCCATCCCGGTCTGAGGCGCCGCCTGGACGGCGCCGGGCGGGTGGCATCTTTTCTTCTTTGTTTCGCAACCTCTGGCTGCTAGGGCGGAAGGTGATGACGCCCGCGAGCAGCCAGCCGACGCCTCCGCGCCGGCGACGAGACGCGGCGTTCCCGAGCGGTATGCCGCGGAGCGCCCATCACGCCAGGATCAAGGGACGATCCCTGGCCCCACGATGCAGCGGCCTGACAGCCCGCGGCGCGCTGATGCTCGCCAGCGGATTGCTGTTGGCCATGCCGGCTGCCCAGGCCAGGCCGGCGGAGACCAGGCACACGCGCCCGGCACGGGCGGAGGCCGAGGAGCGTTCGGAAGGCAGCCCGCGCGCCGCCTGCCTCTCGGCGGCGCGGGCGGCGGAGGCCCGGAACGGCCTCCCCGAAGGGCTGCTGGTGGCGGTGGCGCTGGCGGAATCCGGGCTGCACGCCTATGCGCTGAACATCGGCGGCCGTTCCTATTTTCCCGACACCTCGGAGGCTGCCCGGCGCCTCGTGGCCGGCGCCCGCCCCAGCCAGTCCATCATGGCCGGCTGCGTGCAGGTGAATGCCCGGGTCCATGCCGCGCGCTCCGACTGGCCGCTCGACCCGGCCCGCGCCACCGACTGGGCGGCCCGCCACCTGCGGGCCAAGTATGACGGAACCGGCGACTGGGGCGATGCGATCCGGGCCTGGAACGGCGGCAGCCCCCGCACCCGGGACGAGCTGGTCTGCCGCGTCCAGGCGAAGCTGCAGGTGGCCAACCCGGCCTCCCGCCTGCTGGAGCGGGAGCAGTGCGGCACGCGTTTCGCCCGGGACCGCCGCAGCGGCGCGGCGCTGCTGGAGGTGGCCGAGGCAGGGGATCGCTGAACCCCCCGGCCGCCTTGCGGGAAGATTACGAAAACCACCAAGGATTTTCCCGCATAAAGTGTTAATCATGCCCTTCCAGACAACCTGGAATGGGCAAGATACCCGAATGCATGATTCCAGTTGGATCCTGTCGCTCTTCGGCGCCTTCGTGCTCGGCTGGCTGGCGCTGCTGGGTTTGCGGATCCGCCGCCCGATCACGCTGAAAGCCGATGGCCAGGGCGGCATGGTCTCCGGTGGCCGCCTGCGCGCGACCGCGACGCCTTTCGACGATTCCGAGCCCCAGGGCACGCTTCTGGCCGACCATCTCGAACTGCCCGTGGTGCTGCACTATGCGCGCCCCTCCGGGGCCGTGGATGTGGTGGAAGCGCGGATAGGGCGGCTCTTCGGCCATCACGACAACAAGGGCCTCCGGATCGGCAGCCTGCAGACCCTGCCCGACCAGCCGAAGGGCTTCCGCCGCAACCTGCAGTTCTACCGGCTGCGAGGGCTGGAGGACCCGGCCACCGGGGTGGTGATGGTCGGCGATGCCGACAAGGCGCACTGGCTGGCGCAGAAGGCGGGGCTGCTGACCCCCGTCCGGGAGGCGGCGACGGTCCGGCCGGGATAGGGCCGCCTTCGCGCATCGCGGCCTCGTTCCGGCCTCCCGCCGGACGCGACCGCGCCCCGGCCCTCCCTTCCTCCTGGCATCGCCCGGCCCGCTGTGGCGTTGTCCCCTCTCTGCCAGGACGGGCCGCCGCGTGAATTCCCCACCCCACCCCGAAAGCTGGATGCGCGTCACCCCGCTGGGCCTCTATTGCGAGCCCGGCGATTTCCATATCGACCCGTCACGCCCCGTCCCCCGCGCGGTGGTCAGCCACGGCCATGCCGACCATGCGCGCCCCGGCCATGGTGCCGTGCTTGCCACGCCGGAAACCCTGGCGATCATGGAATCCCGCTTCGGCGAGGGGAATGCGGGACGCGAGCAGCAGGCGCTGGGCTATGGCGAGTCCCTGACCCATCGCGGCGTGCGCGTCACCCTGGTCCCGGCCGGTCATGTGCTGGGCTCGGCGCAGATCGTGCTGGAATGGCGGGGCAGCCGCATCGTCGTCTCCGGCGACTACAAGCGCCGCCACGATCCGACCTGCGCGGGCTTCGAGCCGGTGACCTGCGACGTCTTCGTCACCGAGGCCACCTTCGCCCTGCCGGTCTTCCGCCATCCGGACGCCTCGCACGAGATCGCCCGGCTG from Roseomonas gilardii includes the following:
- a CDS encoding transglycosylase SLT domain-containing protein; protein product: MPAAQARPAETRHTRPARAEAEERSEGSPRAACLSAARAAEARNGLPEGLLVAVALAESGLHAYALNIGGRSYFPDTSEAARRLVAGARPSQSIMAGCVQVNARVHAARSDWPLDPARATDWAARHLRAKYDGTGDWGDAIRAWNGGSPRTRDELVCRVQAKLQVANPASRLLEREQCGTRFARDRRSGAALLEVAEAGDR
- a CDS encoding alpha-E domain-containing protein produces the protein MLARTADSLFWLARYNERAGNLARALASSLRMASLTTMDGEDGEWRHLLVASGTDTSFRGRYEECSGRAAVEWLTLDTGNPSSIASCLEAARRNARTVRTALTVDMWEAVNDTWIALHRLGSDAVQDDQLPGFLDWVKSRTLAFNGAAADTMLRDDAWRFTHLGTMLERADNTARLLDTRHILFGPQHPEYHLQCQAVLRSLSALRAYQYMYRSRIEPSRVAELLLLRREMPRSLRFCYMRLDRTLADIEAEETLICGDCRTISSGLLARVSGRPVADILTPGLHGFLTAAINEHTRLGAEISRCFLNG
- a CDS encoding peptidase, with translation MTYCVGLFLRQGLVMLSDTRTNAGVDNIATFCKNYAVSVPGERVLCLLSSGNLAITQAVWNRLQEGVFLEGQRQTLLTVSSMFQAVQLVGAAVRAIYATDGPSLSAHRVGFSVSLMLGGQIAGGPMRLYLVYAAGNFVEATPDTPFLQIGETKYGKPMLDRVLTHETGLVDGIKLTLISMDDTLRSNLTVGLPLDLLVYTEGSLRIGLQRRITEDDPYFRALRENWSNRLRDTYASLPVPDWLPTGEPPPIPV